In a single window of the Thermus amyloliquefaciens genome:
- a CDS encoding RrF2 family transcriptional regulator, whose amino-acid sequence MWVSTKAQYGLRALVEIGLRAPEAVPLKEVAEAQGISQHYLEQIAAQLRRSGFIRSVRGAKGGYRLARPPERVTALEVVEALEGSLAPVSCIEDPEACAKVGQCSTELLWKRVDLAMRQVLGGTTLKDLIEERKLIEARRLIQLQPAG is encoded by the coding sequence ATGTGGGTGTCCACAAAGGCCCAGTATGGCCTCAGGGCCCTGGTGGAGATCGGCCTCAGGGCGCCGGAGGCGGTGCCCCTCAAGGAGGTGGCCGAGGCCCAGGGCATCAGCCAGCACTACCTGGAACAGATCGCCGCCCAGCTTCGGCGTTCGGGGTTCATCCGCTCCGTGCGGGGGGCCAAGGGCGGGTACCGCCTGGCCCGTCCCCCTGAGAGGGTGACGGCCCTGGAGGTGGTGGAGGCCCTGGAGGGCAGCCTGGCTCCCGTCTCCTGCATCGAGGACCCCGAGGCCTGCGCCAAGGTGGGGCAGTGCTCCACCGAGCTCCTTTGGAAGCGGGTGGACTTGGCCATGCGCCAGGTCCTGGGCGGCACCACCTTGAAGGACCTGATTGAGGAGCGGAAGCTCATCGAGGCCCGGCGCTTGATCCAGCTCCAGCCCGCGGGCTAG
- a CDS encoding metal ABC transporter permease has translation MLEALGYPFFQRALLAGLLVSLLSGLLSPFVVQRRLSFLGDGLAHAAFAGVALGLFLRGEPLWFALPFTFLVAMAITFVKEKTELSEDTAIGVFFALSVALGAVFLSQAKGYVGDAMGYLFGSLLAVGPSDLVAVGLLLLLGLFLLPLWGPLAYATFDRELALSDRVPVVFHDYLLSGFIAVSLVLAVKVVGIILVAAFLVIPGAAARLLSPTFSGLTLLSLVLSVLSTVLGLLLSFLLDWPSGASIVLLQAALFGLAFAKTLFSGGK, from the coding sequence GTGCTTGAGGCCTTGGGTTACCCCTTTTTCCAGAGGGCCCTTTTGGCTGGGCTTTTGGTGAGCCTTCTTTCCGGCTTGCTCTCCCCTTTCGTGGTGCAACGCCGGCTTTCCTTCCTGGGAGATGGGCTGGCCCACGCCGCCTTCGCCGGGGTGGCCTTGGGGCTTTTCCTAAGGGGGGAACCCCTTTGGTTCGCCCTCCCCTTTACCTTTTTGGTGGCCATGGCCATCACCTTTGTGAAGGAGAAGACCGAGCTTTCCGAGGACACCGCCATCGGGGTCTTCTTTGCCCTCTCCGTGGCCCTGGGGGCGGTTTTCCTCTCCCAGGCCAAGGGCTACGTGGGGGACGCCATGGGCTACCTCTTCGGCTCCCTCTTGGCGGTGGGCCCCTCGGACCTGGTGGCGGTGGGGTTGCTCCTGCTGCTTGGCCTCTTCCTTTTGCCCCTTTGGGGGCCTCTGGCCTACGCCACCTTTGACCGGGAGCTGGCCCTTTCCGACCGGGTGCCGGTGGTCTTCCACGATTACCTCCTCTCCGGCTTCATCGCCGTGAGCCTGGTCCTGGCGGTGAAGGTGGTGGGGATCATCCTGGTGGCGGCCTTTTTGGTGATCCCCGGGGCGGCGGCCAGGCTTTTGAGCCCCACCTTCTCCGGCCTTACCCTCCTCTCCCTGGTGCTGTCCGTTTTGTCCACGGTCCTGGGCCTCTTGCTCTCCTTCCTCCTGGACTGGCCCAGCGGGGCCAGCATCGTGCTGTTGCAGGCGGCCTTGTTCGGCCTGGCCTTTGCCAAAACCCTGTTTTCCGGGGGGAAATAG
- a CDS encoding metal ABC transporter ATP-binding protein, which produces MLALEAQDLSVRFGEFKALKGIHLKVPEGAFVAVVGPNGAGKSTLLKAILGLVPFRGEVRVFGRPLAESDPLWFGYVPQIKAFDRSFPALSLELVATGLRRRWPFRLSPREREEALAALRRVGAEALAFRPLGRLSGGQLQRVYLARALIRRPRILLLDEPATGVDRVGEVDLYRYLEAYQQESGATVLMITHDWEAAHHASHVLVMNRRVVGFGPPEKALSEECLRQAFGHLGHAHELFLGGGRA; this is translated from the coding sequence GTGTTGGCCCTCGAGGCCCAAGACCTGTCTGTACGCTTTGGGGAGTTCAAGGCCCTGAAGGGCATCCACCTAAAGGTGCCAGAGGGGGCCTTCGTGGCCGTGGTGGGCCCCAACGGGGCGGGGAAGAGCACCCTTTTGAAGGCCATCCTGGGCCTCGTCCCCTTCCGGGGGGAAGTGAGGGTTTTCGGGCGTCCCTTGGCGGAAAGCGATCCCCTGTGGTTCGGCTACGTGCCCCAGATCAAGGCCTTTGACCGCTCCTTCCCCGCCCTTTCCCTGGAACTGGTGGCCACGGGCCTTAGGCGGCGCTGGCCCTTCCGCCTATCCCCCCGGGAAAGGGAGGAAGCCCTTGCCGCCTTAAGGCGGGTGGGGGCGGAGGCGCTGGCCTTCCGCCCTTTGGGAAGGCTTTCCGGAGGGCAGCTTCAACGGGTCTACCTGGCCCGGGCCCTGATCCGCAGGCCGAGGATCCTCCTTTTGGACGAGCCCGCCACCGGGGTGGACCGGGTGGGGGAGGTGGACCTTTACCGGTACCTGGAGGCCTACCAGCAGGAGTCGGGGGCCACGGTCCTCATGATCACCCACGACTGGGAGGCGGCCCACCACGCCAGCCACGTCCTGGTGATGAACCGGAGGGTGGTGGGCTTCGGCCCCCCGGAGAAGGCCCTCTCCGAGGAGTGCTTGCGCCAGGCCTTTGGACACCTGGGCCATGCCCATGAGCTCTTCCTGGGGGGTGGGCGTGCTTGA
- the panB gene encoding 3-methyl-2-oxobutanoate hydroxymethyltransferase, which produces MRRTVKEFRQAKGQRLVYLTAYDYPTARLAQEAGVDAILVGDSLGMVVLGYPSTVPVTLEEMLHHTKAARRGAPDTFLVADLPYLSYATLDRALGAAERLLKEGGADAVKLEGGEEVAEIVFGLTRAGVPVLGHVGLTPQTASQLGGYRLQGKRPEEAERILKGALALEEAGAYGVVLEMVPAALAQEVTARLSVHTVGIGAGPHTDAQVLVFHDVVGLYGDFKPRFVKRYLEGGRLFREALSQYVREVREGVFPAEEHSF; this is translated from the coding sequence ATGCGCCGGACGGTCAAGGAGTTCCGCCAAGCCAAGGGCCAACGCCTGGTCTACCTCACCGCCTACGACTACCCCACGGCCCGCCTGGCCCAGGAAGCCGGGGTGGACGCCATCCTGGTGGGGGATTCCCTGGGCATGGTGGTGCTTGGCTACCCCTCCACGGTCCCCGTCACCCTGGAGGAGATGCTCCACCACACCAAGGCGGCCCGGCGGGGGGCTCCGGATACCTTTTTGGTGGCGGACCTACCCTACCTCTCCTACGCCACCCTGGACCGGGCCCTGGGGGCCGCCGAGAGGCTCCTTAAAGAGGGTGGGGCGGATGCGGTCAAGCTGGAGGGTGGGGAGGAGGTGGCGGAGATCGTCTTTGGCCTCACCCGGGCGGGGGTTCCGGTTTTGGGCCACGTGGGCCTCACCCCCCAGACGGCGAGCCAGCTGGGAGGCTATAGGCTTCAGGGGAAGCGCCCCGAGGAGGCCGAGCGCATCCTGAAGGGGGCCTTGGCCCTGGAGGAGGCGGGGGCCTATGGGGTGGTGCTGGAGATGGTGCCCGCGGCCCTGGCGCAGGAGGTCACGGCAAGGCTGTCCGTCCACACCGTGGGCATCGGGGCCGGGCCCCACACCGACGCCCAGGTCCTGGTTTTCCACGACGTGGTGGGGCTTTACGGGGATTTCAAGCCCCGGTTTGTGAAGCGGTACCTGGAGGGGGGAAGGCTCTTCCGCGAGGCCCTATCCCAGTACGTGCGGGAGGTGCGGGAGGGGGTGTTCCCCGCGGAGGAGCACAGCTTCTGA
- the ruvB gene encoding Holliday junction branch migration DNA helicase RuvB yields the protein MEAHLDLALRPRTLDEYIGQERLKRKLRVYLEAAKARGEPLEHLLLFGPPGLGKTTLAHVIAHELGVNLRVTSGPAIEKPGDLAAILANSLEEGDILFIDEIHRLSRQAEEHLYPAMEDFKMDIVIGQGPAARTIRLELPRFTLIGATTRPGLITAPLRSRFGIVEHLEYYSLEELAEGVRRDARLLGVAIAEEAALEIAKRSRGTMRVAKRLFRRVRDFAQVAGEETITQERALEALSALGLDELGLERRDREILETLILRFGGGPVGLQTLATALSEDPGTLEEVHEPYLIQQGLLKRTPRGRVATERAYRHLGYPPPAEPLL from the coding sequence GTGGAAGCGCACTTGGACCTCGCCCTAAGGCCCAGGACCCTGGACGAGTACATCGGCCAGGAGAGGCTTAAGCGGAAGCTCAGGGTGTACCTCGAGGCGGCCAAGGCCCGGGGGGAACCCCTGGAGCACCTCCTCCTCTTCGGCCCCCCGGGCCTGGGCAAGACCACCTTGGCCCATGTGATCGCCCATGAGCTGGGGGTTAACCTTCGGGTTACCTCCGGGCCGGCCATTGAAAAGCCCGGGGACCTGGCCGCCATCCTGGCCAACTCCCTGGAGGAGGGGGACATCCTCTTCATCGACGAGATCCACCGCCTAAGCCGCCAGGCGGAGGAGCACCTCTACCCGGCCATGGAGGACTTCAAAATGGACATCGTCATCGGCCAAGGCCCCGCGGCCCGCACCATCCGCCTGGAGCTTCCCCGCTTCACCCTGATCGGGGCCACCACCCGCCCGGGCCTCATCACCGCCCCCCTCAGGAGCCGGTTTGGGATCGTGGAGCACCTGGAGTACTACTCCTTGGAGGAGCTGGCCGAAGGGGTCAGGCGGGACGCAAGGCTTCTGGGGGTGGCCATCGCCGAGGAAGCCGCCCTGGAGATCGCCAAAAGGAGCCGGGGCACCATGCGCGTGGCCAAAAGGCTTTTCCGGAGGGTGCGGGACTTCGCCCAGGTGGCGGGGGAGGAAACCATCACCCAGGAAAGGGCCCTCGAGGCCCTCAGCGCCTTGGGCCTGGACGAGCTCGGCCTGGAAAGGCGGGACCGGGAGATCCTGGAAACCCTGATCCTGCGCTTCGGGGGCGGGCCGGTGGGCCTGCAAACCTTGGCCACCGCCCTCTCCGAGGATCCGGGCACCCTGGAGGAAGTCCATGAGCCTTACCTCATCCAGCAGGGCCTCTTGAAGCGCACCCCTCGGGGCCGGGTGGCCACGGAAAGGGCCTACCGCCACCTGGGCTACCCCCCTCCCGCGGAACCCCTCCTTTGA
- a CDS encoding DUF4388 domain-containing protein encodes MVRATLEELDLAELLKALADHRRSAVVTFRGRLYGRIHLLHGRILYARTEPGPHLGEYLVRLGHLSLEEIQELVERQGRENPGTPLGALALELGLIGEEELREALEAQVLEALATLLWEKEGEILAEPLEEGSQVALPQTLETKSTLLEAARRLDEWRQGQVEPHEVFHLVEDPTRHPLSPEAWTVLELLDGVRRARSVALLSGLPEEEVYHILFELKSRGLIRPSTLLAEDPLVLVLAESGVVRRLLLYLLEAHRYRVQLPLDLEMALRLLKERPKAIILQGEKALEIARKLRGHPEGKLASLYLVSETPPGLLFRPLRVLHLPKPLKAQEVLKALAPLRRGGG; translated from the coding sequence ATGGTAAGGGCTACCCTGGAGGAACTGGACCTGGCGGAACTTCTGAAGGCCCTGGCCGACCACCGTAGAAGCGCCGTGGTCACCTTCCGGGGGCGCCTTTACGGCCGGATCCATCTCCTTCACGGACGCATCCTGTACGCCCGCACCGAACCAGGACCCCACCTGGGGGAGTACCTGGTGCGCCTGGGCCACCTTTCCCTGGAGGAGATTCAAGAGTTGGTGGAGCGCCAGGGCCGGGAAAACCCCGGCACCCCCTTGGGGGCCTTGGCCCTGGAACTCGGGCTGATCGGGGAGGAGGAGCTAAGGGAGGCCCTGGAGGCCCAGGTCCTCGAGGCCCTGGCCACCCTGCTTTGGGAAAAGGAAGGGGAGATCCTGGCCGAGCCCCTGGAGGAGGGAAGCCAGGTGGCCCTTCCCCAGACCCTGGAAACCAAGTCCACCCTTCTGGAAGCGGCCCGGCGCCTGGACGAGTGGCGCCAGGGCCAGGTGGAGCCCCACGAGGTCTTCCACCTGGTGGAGGACCCCACCCGCCATCCCCTGAGCCCGGAGGCCTGGACGGTGCTGGAGCTATTGGACGGGGTGCGCCGGGCGAGAAGCGTGGCCTTGCTCTCTGGGCTTCCGGAAGAGGAGGTTTACCACATCCTCTTTGAGCTGAAAAGCCGCGGGCTGATCCGCCCTTCCACCCTCCTGGCGGAGGACCCCCTGGTCCTGGTCTTGGCGGAAAGCGGGGTGGTGAGGCGGCTTCTCCTCTACCTCCTGGAGGCCCACCGCTACCGGGTCCAGCTCCCCTTGGACCTGGAGATGGCCCTCCGCCTTCTCAAGGAAAGGCCCAAGGCCATCATCCTCCAAGGGGAAAAAGCCCTGGAAATCGCCCGAAAGCTGAGGGGGCACCCCGAGGGCAAGCTGGCCTCCTTGTACCTGGTGAGCGAAACCCCGCCGGGGCTCCTTTTCCGGCCCCTTAGGGTCCTCCACCTCCCCAAACCCCTGAAGGCCCAGGAGGTGCTCAAGGCCCTGGCTCCCCTGAGGCGCGGGGGAGGCTAG
- a CDS encoding tetratricopeptide repeat protein: MKGVLEALHHGDYDTAIERLTRKALFGSKAEAREALLLLAEVHSLYGEEGLERAHRALEEAYELGGLEYDPLYRALLGELLALEGRGEGEVRALFLPTEDPRARYHQAQALFYLGRFEEVLRTLKEGLPAFLAWRAEGLRGRALERLGRFREAALAYERGAELALGLERYWLLLDAAAMWVEAGEGERALLALEEASGAAGEEPVEDAATRHYLLARAHLLLDNPNRALEEVLKALALEEESGQKAYGTPLLQGQILLRLGRYAEGMAAFQEALARAEGLERGYVLHEMAVAALDQGAYLEAEEYLEALLREEGYPYQAQALADLAEALYRQGRYQEAEEVARRAMGQGAEAAGELILGHIAYDLMHLEEALAHYRKAAELAEEGSREWVGAQEMVVDTLAQLGYRSPEEILARTEAVLPHVHPADEWHQALLAYRERAEAILREGRRPN; the protein is encoded by the coding sequence ATGAAGGGGGTCCTCGAGGCCCTGCACCACGGGGATTACGATACCGCCATTGAGCGCCTCACCCGGAAGGCCCTGTTCGGCTCCAAGGCGGAGGCCCGGGAGGCCCTTCTGCTTTTGGCGGAGGTGCATAGCCTCTACGGGGAGGAGGGGCTGGAAAGGGCCCACCGGGCCCTGGAGGAGGCCTACGAGCTCGGGGGGCTGGAGTACGACCCCCTGTACCGGGCCCTTTTGGGGGAGCTTTTGGCCCTCGAGGGCCGGGGGGAGGGGGAGGTGCGGGCCCTTTTCCTCCCCACGGAGGACCCCCGGGCCCGGTACCACCAGGCCCAGGCCCTCTTCTACCTGGGCCGGTTTGAGGAGGTGCTGAGGACCCTCAAGGAGGGCCTTCCCGCCTTTTTGGCCTGGCGGGCGGAGGGGCTTAGGGGAAGGGCCTTGGAAAGGCTTGGCCGCTTCCGGGAGGCCGCCTTGGCCTACGAGAGGGGGGCGGAGCTGGCCTTGGGCTTGGAGCGCTACTGGCTCCTTCTGGATGCCGCCGCCATGTGGGTGGAGGCGGGGGAGGGGGAGAGGGCCCTATTGGCCCTCGAGGAGGCCTCGGGGGCCGCGGGGGAAGAGCCCGTGGAGGATGCCGCCACCCGCCACTACCTCCTGGCCCGGGCCCATCTCCTTCTGGATAACCCCAACCGGGCCCTGGAGGAGGTGCTGAAGGCCCTGGCCCTGGAGGAGGAAAGCGGCCAAAAGGCCTACGGCACCCCCCTCCTTCAGGGGCAGATCCTCCTCCGCCTGGGCCGCTACGCCGAGGGCATGGCCGCCTTCCAGGAGGCCTTGGCCAGGGCCGAGGGTCTGGAGAGGGGGTACGTGCTTCACGAGATGGCGGTGGCCGCCCTTGACCAGGGGGCCTACCTGGAGGCGGAGGAGTACTTGGAGGCCCTCTTGCGGGAAGAGGGCTACCCCTACCAGGCCCAGGCGCTTGCGGACCTGGCCGAGGCCCTGTACCGCCAGGGGCGGTACCAAGAGGCGGAGGAGGTGGCCCGAAGGGCCATGGGGCAGGGGGCGGAGGCGGCGGGGGAGCTGATCCTGGGCCACATCGCCTACGACCTCATGCACCTGGAGGAGGCCCTGGCCCATTACCGGAAGGCGGCGGAGCTTGCCGAGGAGGGGAGCCGGGAGTGGGTGGGGGCCCAGGAGATGGTGGTGGACACCTTGGCCCAGCTGGGTTACCGCTCGCCCGAGGAGATCCTGGCCCGCACCGAGGCCGTCCTGCCCCACGTTCACCCTGCCGACGAGTGGCACCAAGCCCTCCTGGCCTACCGGGAGCGGGCGGAGGCCATCCTTCGGGAAGGGAGGCGGCCCAACTAA
- the ftsH gene encoding ATP-dependent zinc metalloprotease FtsH: MPQRINPFTLIFLLLLGYLAYTAFTGPPAPTLPYTEFRKLVREGKVAEVTLEETRILGTLKEPERFPTPQGGSQVARRFAVPLPPAQVTDPELLRFLEENGVRIVTKPPSLWPQVLLYLGPTLLLILFFYFFFMRAQGGAGQVMQFGQSRAKLYGKEKQVNTTFKDVAGHEEAKRELMEVVDFLKNPKKYLELGAEIPKGVLLVGPPGTGKTLLARAVAGEAGVPFFSVSASEFMEMFVGVGASRVRSLFEDARRNAPSIIFIDELDSIGRKRGAGIGGGHDEREQTLNQILSEMDGFEKDTSVIVLAATNRPDILDPALLRPGRFDRQVVVGLPTLEERRDILLVHMRGKPIAEDVDALELAHLTPGFSGADLKNLVNEAALLAARDGAKKIRKEHFLKALDKIVLGLERPALKLSEEEKRAVAYHEAGHAVVGEVLPHADKTEKVSIVPRGMALGARWSKPEERVLVSKDHLMDELAVLMAGRVAEELFTGTVTTGAQDDFKRATQIAKRMVLDWGMGEHFRNIAWGSDSGPIFLGEEIAKKKDHSEETARLIDQDIRKILDEAYAKARQVLMEHAPAMHKIAEELLREETIPGERVRAILKEAQAVQRASEESA; this comes from the coding sequence TTGCCGCAACGGATCAACCCTTTCACCCTGATCTTTTTGCTCCTCCTAGGCTATCTGGCCTATACCGCCTTCACGGGCCCCCCAGCCCCCACCCTTCCCTACACGGAGTTCCGCAAGCTGGTACGGGAAGGCAAGGTGGCCGAGGTGACCCTGGAGGAAACTCGCATCCTGGGCACCTTGAAGGAACCCGAGCGCTTCCCCACCCCGCAGGGGGGAAGCCAGGTGGCCAGGCGCTTCGCCGTGCCCCTGCCCCCGGCCCAGGTGACCGACCCCGAGCTTCTCCGCTTCCTGGAGGAAAACGGGGTCCGGATCGTCACCAAACCCCCTTCCCTCTGGCCCCAGGTCCTCCTCTACCTCGGCCCTACCCTGCTCCTCATCCTTTTCTTCTATTTCTTCTTCATGCGGGCCCAGGGCGGGGCCGGGCAGGTGATGCAGTTCGGGCAGAGCCGGGCCAAGCTTTACGGGAAGGAAAAGCAGGTCAACACCACCTTCAAGGACGTGGCCGGCCACGAGGAAGCCAAGCGGGAACTCATGGAGGTGGTGGACTTCCTCAAGAACCCCAAGAAGTACCTGGAGCTGGGCGCGGAAATCCCCAAAGGAGTTCTCCTGGTGGGCCCTCCCGGAACCGGCAAGACCCTTCTGGCCCGGGCGGTGGCGGGGGAAGCAGGTGTCCCCTTCTTCTCCGTCTCCGCCAGCGAGTTCATGGAGATGTTCGTGGGCGTGGGGGCAAGCCGGGTGCGAAGCCTCTTTGAGGACGCCCGACGGAACGCCCCCAGCATCATCTTCATCGACGAGCTGGACTCCATCGGCCGCAAACGGGGGGCAGGCATCGGGGGTGGCCATGACGAGCGGGAGCAGACCCTGAACCAGATCCTTTCCGAGATGGACGGCTTTGAAAAGGACACCTCGGTGATCGTCCTGGCCGCCACCAACCGCCCGGACATCCTGGACCCTGCCCTGCTGCGCCCCGGGCGCTTTGACCGCCAGGTAGTGGTGGGCCTACCCACCCTGGAGGAGCGCCGGGATATCCTCCTGGTGCACATGCGGGGTAAACCCATCGCCGAGGACGTGGACGCCCTGGAGCTGGCCCACCTCACCCCGGGCTTCTCCGGGGCCGACCTGAAGAACCTGGTCAACGAGGCAGCCCTGCTGGCGGCCCGGGATGGCGCCAAGAAAATCCGCAAGGAGCACTTCCTGAAGGCCCTGGACAAGATCGTCCTGGGCCTCGAGCGGCCCGCCCTAAAGCTTTCCGAGGAGGAGAAAAGGGCCGTGGCCTATCACGAGGCGGGGCATGCCGTGGTGGGGGAGGTCCTGCCCCACGCCGACAAGACGGAGAAGGTCTCCATCGTCCCCCGGGGCATGGCCTTGGGTGCCCGCTGGAGCAAACCCGAGGAAAGGGTTTTGGTTTCCAAGGACCACCTCATGGACGAGCTCGCCGTCCTCATGGCGGGCCGGGTGGCGGAGGAGCTCTTCACCGGCACCGTAACCACCGGGGCCCAGGACGACTTCAAGCGGGCCACCCAGATCGCCAAGCGCATGGTTTTGGACTGGGGCATGGGGGAGCACTTCAGGAACATCGCCTGGGGTTCGGACTCCGGCCCCATCTTCCTGGGTGAGGAAATCGCCAAGAAGAAGGACCACTCCGAGGAAACCGCCCGCCTCATCGACCAAGACATCCGCAAGATCCTGGACGAAGCCTACGCCAAGGCCCGCCAGGTCCTCATGGAGCACGCCCCCGCCATGCACAAGATCGCCGAGGAACTCCTTAGGGAGGAGACCATCCCCGGGGAGCGGGTGCGGGCCATCCTCAAGGAAGCCCAAGCGGTGCAAAGGGCCTCGGAGGAAAGCGCCTAG